In Actinotignum schaalii, the sequence CAACCCATTGCTTTCCGGCTGCGTCCCACTTGTGCGGGGTCGTGGTCACCGTGCGAGTCTGCGTTACCTGCTTCGTGTCACAATTCTTAGCATTCTGATCGGTAGCGTCAGTCCACTCACCCTCAGTCACTACAGGTTCCGGGGCAGGTGTACGGACATACACCGAGAGCGGGGTAGCCTTAGTGAACTCAACCTTGCTATCACCAGTCGTGGTGAAGACACCAGCCGTGAACGAGGTCGCCACATCACCCACCGCATTGGCGGTAACGCTCACGGGCAGGGTACCGGTTGCAGTCGAAGCCAGCGTGCCGGTAGAAACCTTTATTGCCGTCACGCCCGCAAGAGCGGCGGTCTCGGTCGGGCACGTAGACCAGTTAAGGCCAGCACCGGACTTATCCGCGTCAAGAGCAGTCGCTACCGCAGCACGGTCTTGGGTCGTGCACTGGACAGTCGCGCCGCTAGGTGTTTCACCGACCGATGCGAGTTTCACGTTCTCGGGTACCGACCACACGAGCTCACCCGTGGCATTACTGGTAGTCGCATTACCCCACGAGAGCGTGAACGGAATCGTTGCCGTACCATTCTCCAACGTCACTGTGTTTTCCGGAGCACTGGTAGAAACAGACGCGGTTATTTGCTCGGTCATTCCGGTAACAAACGACGCCTTCGTGGTGCGACGCTCGATAATCACGTCCTTGAACTGCTCGGATTCAAGCACCACGTTGGCTTCGATAGTTGCCGGGGACTTCGTGATCACCTGGACTTGCAGTGCTTTCGGATCAGTAAACCCGGCAGCGGGCCAGGAAACAGAACGACCATCGCCGCTAAGCGTTCCACCGGCAGGGTCAGTGACCTTCACGCCCTCCGGGAGAGAAACCGTGATCGTGCCATCGGTGAGGTTCTTCGCGTTGGCTTTCACGGTCAATGTATTCATATCACCAAACACCGCCTGTGCAGAACCCCATGCAGCTTCAAGACGATATGAACCAGACACCGCGGTCAGGTACGATTCCGGGTTGTATCTAGCATGGAATTTAGGTGTGTTGTTGATATTGACGATGGTGCCGTCAGTTTTCTTCACGTAGTTCCGCGACTTCACATAAAGCTTCGTACCATCCGCGATAACTGATTCTTCCGGGCGCTGCACTCGGAAACTGATGGATACTGAATCACCATGGTAGTGTTTGATCTTGTCCATGTGCTTGATGCGAACAGCCCGTACCTTGGAATAATCGCTCGGGTTAGTCACCCACTGGTTATTGCCGTCTTCTGGGAATCCGCAATCGAAACTATCGGCAAGGGTATCTTCCGTACCGACATAGAACTCCGGGGTGCCGTTGGGGCCTCTATTTTGATTCACCCAATTAGTTACGGAACCAGGCACGAACCGTATTTCCTCAGGGTTCAGGCTTAGGCACTGACCATATGTACCACCGTAGAATTCACCCGGACGATTAAAACCAGATCCCCAACTGAAATGACGAGTCTGACCCGGCATAATTGTCACACCCTGCCCATATGGAACCCCCAAGGCTTGTTCCCACCACCCGAGTGAATCCATCCATACATTTGCCACATCAGCATTAACAACAGAACCTGAGTAGCCCGCAACGGTGGCGGTAATCGGCTGGTTACTCATACTGGTAGCACTCAGCGTGGCTTCACCATAAGCAATTTTCTTAGTGCCACTGGGATCGTTATTCTCGGTTGTCCACTGCGCAGGAACCGCTACCCGTATATATGTACCATTCAGGTAGTTCTCACTCCACGGGGTATCGATACGAGTGCGGGTCGGCCACGAGGAAGCGGTTAAATCCGCTCCCTTAATATTTACGTTTAGCGTCTTCGCGGCTTTATCGTACGATGCCTCGCATTTACCATTATTTCGGTACGAATTATTTTCACTACCAAGACGCCCCGCAGGCCGTGTGCTCCCAACTTCTCCGTAGCAGTCAACGAAGCTACCCTCCGGGAGTTCAACTGGCATAGAGATCGTATAGTCACCAGTTAAAGCCTCCAGGCCTTTTTGCACACCAGCAGCCGGACGCTTAGCGGTCACGTGAAAATAGAGAGAGCCATAAAGATACTTATTGTCGCCCTCCTCAAAAGCTGTCCAGATGTCACCCCCAGAAGAAAATCCCAGTCCATAACCATCTGGTTTTGCCGACACCGTTGTCGACACCTTATTCGACGACGCACCACCAGCCGTAAACTGGAGATCAATCGTCGAATTATTCGCGGCCCGGCGCACAAACACCTTCACCGCGCTCTTCACGGACTGACCAGCCGTACCCGTGAGTTCACAGCGCAAAGTGTTCTTATTCTGGTACGTCAAATCATTCTTGATCGCGCTACCCGCGTTATTACAGAAAGAATCAGAACCCGGAGCAAACTCCACACCAGCAGGCAACTCCGCCTCAAGTACATAGTCACCATCCTTGGTGACCTGCCAGGACACCTCATAATCAACAGTATCCAGCGAACGCACAATGTTGTTCTTCGGGCCGCTGTCCTTACCCGGCCCATCATCAGCGGTGAACTCGGGGGTACCATCAGCCACAACCGCGACCGCAAGGTCCTTTACCGTATGCTCGGCCGCAAAGCTATAAGACGCTACCCCCCCCCGTCACAACAGCGAGCGCAGCAACAGACGCCGCAACCCGTTTCCCAATCTTGAACATCAAGACAGCCTTTCTCAGTCCTTTTTCAAGCAAACACAATGTTTACTTCGTTATCCCGCCACCAGAAAAACCAGCGAGATCTATCCCTTCTCGCAAAACTTTTCTAGCATGGCACGAATAGCCACGCGTGAGTGGCTTTCAAACACCTACCTTAACCGATTTCCTTGCATATTTGTTAAGAGAAAGACGCCACTATTCACCCGCCACCCCGCGCGCCACCGCCAGATCACCTACTCACAAGCCACTGACCTGCATTTTCACACATTTTATTATGCAAGCATGCGCGTTCACAGCCGCTTCATGCAGGTAGTGGTGTCTCTGAAATATGTATTACATCGGAGCCCCCGGCAGGACTCGAACCTGTGACCTGCTGTTTACAAGACAGCTGCTCTACCAACTGAGCTACGGAGGCAATTCTTGCCCGGCACACCCGCCGAGCAAGGAACCAGAGTTTATCATGCCAGAATCCCCCCTCTGGAACAAATAGGGATCCCGGGAGCTAGCACCCAGCGGGGCGGCGCGAAGCGGCCGCCCCGCTGCGGCGTCGTCGTACCGAAAGGGCACGCGGCGCCGAGGCTAGATTTACTTGAGGGCGTCGAGCGCGGCGCTGAGCTTGCCGTCGGTCCAGTCCGCCACCTGCTTATCGTTGAGGAGCACGGTGGGGGTGCCGGTGAAGCCGTCGGCGCTGAACTGCTGGAGCGACTGGCCCAGCAGCTCGGAGTACATGGCGGGCTTGCCGTCCCCAACGGCGATATCCGCGATCATTTGCTCGGCTTCGGCATCGGTGAGGCCGGCCTTCTTACCGAGTTCGGCCAGCTGCGCGGTTTGCGGCACCGGCACCTTTTCCTTCGCTTCGAAGAGCGGAGCCGTCATCGCGAAAATTTCGTTGTGGTAGGCTGCGAAAACATCGGGGCGATGCTCGGCCACCCACAGCGCCGAGGCAGAAGCCGTGTGGGAGAATTCGTACTGGGATTCCACCACGAGCGGGTGGTAGACCAGCGTGATTTCGCCGTTCTTCGCGCGCTGGGTGAGCTCCTCCGCGTAGGAGGTTTCCAGGCGGTTGCACCACACGCACAGGTAGTCGAAGTAAATATCAACAACCGGCTTGCCTTCGTTCACGGTGCCGGCCGCCAGCGAGCTCCCCACGCTCACGCCCACATCCGGGGTCACGTTTTTCGGCAGCTGCGCGGTGACCTTCGGGGCGGAACGCTCGGCCAGCGCGGTGGCCGGCGCGCTCGGGTACGCGGCCGCGGAACTTTCCTGCGAGGCCGGGGCGCCCGCATCATCCTTCTTATTGGAGAGGATGAACCACACGGCCGCCGCGATAAGCGCCACCACCACAACAGCCGCCACAACCGCGAGCGCGCGATTGCGCCGCGCCCGCTTCTTTTCCTGTTCCTGGAGCCGGGCCGCCGCCGCGCGCGCGGTTTCACGCCGCTGCGCCGCGGAGCTTTGCCGGTTATTCTTCTGAGTCTGTGCCATTCACTTTCCCTCGGTTACGACGACGCGCCTGCGGCCAGCCGGCCACTGCGCCTTTCACCCTGACTTTAACACGTCAATTATCGCCGCTTTCCCTGGGAAAAGTGAGGGCGGGCCGGGTGACATTGCCCGCGCGGGCGGTGTGGCGGCGGTTTAGTGGGCCGCGCTGCCGGGCACGCCGGCCGTTTAGCGCCCCGCGCCGCCCACAATATCCTTGACCATCGTGACCAGCGGTTCGCCGAAGTACCCGAAGCTGAGCGGGGTATGCGCGGGTACGCTCAGCACGCCGGAAAGCGCGAGGAGCGCGAGTGCAGCCGCGCCGGCGGCCAGCACCACGGCCCAAAAGGCCCGGTAGGGGCGGGTGGGGGCGAGCTTGGCGAAGATGACCGCGCTGCCGCCGCGCGCTACTCGCCCGCTCGGGCCGAGCCAGGAGATTCCCACGCCCGCGAGCGCCGCCACCGCGCCCGCGCCCGGCCCGGTGAGCCCGCCCAGCCGCGCCGCAACAAAGCCGAGCGTGACAGCGAGGAGCCCGACGCCGTGTAGCGGGATCACGCTGAGGGCACTTTCCGCGAGGGTGAGCGGGGCGCGCAGAATTTGCCCCAGGTGTTCGCCGCGGAACGGCCCGCTTTCTTCTGCACGACGCCGCCGCAGCCGCGCCGCGTTCTTCTCCGCGAAGGCCAGGCACACCGTGACGAGCGCATATCCCACGTATCCGGCGATCTGCCAGGCCGCTACCAGCGCGCATAGCAGCGCACCCAGCACGAAGCTGAGGACGGGAGTGCGCCGGGGCGGGCGGGCCCACGGCGGAAGCGGGGCGGGAGCGGGTTCTAGCGGTGCGGCATCCGGATAGGGCGCGGCTTGCGGCTGGGAAGCGAAAGGCGCGGCGGAGCCCGGTACGGCTTCCGGATAACCACCGGCTTGCGGGTAGGGAGTGGTGGCCGGCACGGCAGCACCCGGTGCGGCTTGCGGATACGCAGCAGCTTCCGGATAGGGCGCGGTGGCCGATCCGGCGTAAATGGGTTGGGGCCAGGTTTCCGGGAACGCACTGGGAACGCTATCGGTGGCGTTATAGTTCGGCGCCTGTACGGTTGCATCCGTTTGGGTGGGCAGGGCGCGGGGCGCAGTAGCGGCGTCGTCGTACCATGAAACCGGATCCGCGAGGGCCGCAACTACCTCGTCAATCCCCCACCGCTGCTCCACCGGCTCGGCGAGCGCGGCGCGCAGGGCGTGGGCGATACGCGGCGGCGCGCCAGTCACGTCCACGTCCCCCTCGAGGACGCGGCGCATGATCACCGCCGCGTTCGCGCCCGGATAGGGATCGTGACCGGTGGCGGCGAAAGCGATCACCGCGGCGAGCGCCCACAGGTCAGCGGCTTCGTCCGGGGCGTGGCCGCGCAGCACCCGCGGATCGAGGTAGCCGGGAGTGTGGGTGACCGCGCCGGACATGGTGAGGCGGCTATCGGCGCCCGTTTGCGCGATGCCGAAGTCGATGAGGACCGGGCCGTTCGCGCCGAGCATGACGTTCGAGGGTTTGAGATCGCGGTGCAGCACGCCGAGGCGATGCACGGAGGTAACCGCGGCGTGCAGCTGGCGGGCAAGCGTCACTAATTCCGCGGGCGGGTAGGGGCCGTCCACGCGCACGTCCTCCGCGAGAGTGGGACCTTCCACCAGCTGGGTGACGATAAAAGCATCCTCGTCATCCGTTTCGGCATCGAGGACTTCGGCAACGTAGGGCCCGCGAACCCGCTGCAGCATCGCGACCTCGCGGCGCAGGCGTTCGCGCCCGGCCGCCCCATCCACGGCCGCCGGGTGGAGGAGTTTCAGGGCCACTCGGGTGCCGGCGCCGTCCACCGCCTCGTAGACCGTGGACATGCCGCCGAAGCCAATGCGCCGCACCAGCCGATAGCCACCAATTTCCTCCCGCATACCTCAAAAATACCGAAGTGTGCCGGCCCGCGCATTTTTAGCGGGAATTCACTCTCGTATTCCCGTTCCTGACGTGGCATAATAGTGGATGAGCGTGTCAATGCCGACCGCTATAACTGATGGAGAATTCCCATGGCTTCTGTGTCACTCGTCAATGCGACACTGTACTATCCCGATGCGCCTGCGCCAGCGGTGGACCACGTGAATCTCCATATCAACGACGGCGAATTTTTCGCCCTCACCGGCCCGGTCAGCTCCGGGAAATCCACGGTTTTACGCATGATTGCGGGGCTGGAGGATGTGGATTACGGGGCGGTGCTGCTGGACGGTGAAGATGTGACCGCGCTGCCGCCGTCCATGCGCGATGTAGTGATCGTATTTCAGAATTACGCCCTGTATCCGCATATGACGGTCGCGGATAATATGGGTTTCCACCTGAAAATAGCCGGGGCGGACCCGGATGATATCGCCGCGCGAGTGGCGCAGGCGGCAGATATTTTGGAGCTCACCGAGTTCCTGGACGCGAAACCCGCCCAGCTCACCCGCGCCGAACGCCAGCGGGTCTCCATGGGGCGGGCGGTGGTGCGCCGGCCCCGAATTTTCCTCATGGATGAGCCGCTGAAAAATATGGATGTGGAAATTCGCGATGAGATTCGCGAACAGATTGCCGTGCTCCAGGAGCGCACCGGCATCACCACGGTGTACGTAACAAACGATCCGCGCGAGGCTTTCAGCTGCGCCCATCGGGTGGGCGTTATGGTGGATGGCGCCCTCCAGCAGGTGGGAACCCCCGCGGAAATTCTGGCGGATCTCACCCCGCCCGTGCGGGCTTTCCTGGAGGAAGCCGGGATGGTGGAGGCGGGGGCGCTGGTTGATGGCGCGCTAGTAGACGGCGCGCTCGTGGCGGATAACCCGAGCCCCGCACCGGCCTAGCGCGCCCGAACGCGCCGGGCTCTCGAGCTTTCGGCTACGATTAAGCCGCAGCTACTCCCCGGAAAGGACACTCATGCGATCCTCGCTATCCATTATGGCGGCTAGCGTTGAACCTGATCTCCTCGATCTGCCGTGGAACGTGGCGCTCGAAGAGTGGCCGCGTGATCTCATCGCTGCGCTCCCGCGCGGTATTTCCCGCCACACCGTGCGTTTCGTGCGGCTCTCCGGGCGGATCATCGCCATTAAAGAGATTTCCGAACTGGTGGCGGTACGCGAATACGAGCTGCTACGCACCCTCAAGCACCTCGGAGCACCCTCGGTGGAACCGGTGGCGGTGGTCTCCAAACGCACCGACGCGGAAGGCAATGCCCTCAACGCCTGCCTCATCACCGAGCACCTCCCCTTCTCCCTGCCCTACCGCGCGATTTTCGGGCAGCAACACCGGCGCGCCACCATCGCCCAGCTCATCGACGGGCTGGCGGTGCTGCTGGTGCGGCTGCACCTCCTCGGGTTCTTCTGGGGTGATGTGTCGCTGTCGAATACCCTCTTCCGCCGCGACGCGGGAACTTTCGCCGCGTATTTGGTGGACGCGGAAACCGGGGAGCTTTACAGCCCCATCACTCAGCGCAAACGCGAATACGATATCGACGTGGCCCGCACGAATATTATTGGCGAGCTCATGGACTTGCAGGCCGGCGGGGTCCTTCCCGAAGATTTTGACACCATCGGGGTGGGCGATACGTTCTCGGATCGCTATTTCGAGCTGTGGGAGGAAATCACCGCGCAGGTGGCCATCGGCCCGGATGAAAAGTGGAAGGTCACGGAGCGGGTGCGCCGCCTCAACGACCTGGGCTTTGACGTGGATGAGATCGCTATCGATTCCGGCCCGGACGAAGACCGCCTCCTCATCCAACCGAAGATCGTGGAAGCCGGGCACTATTCGCGCAAGGTGTGGCGCCTGACCGGCCTGGATGTGGAAGAAAACCAGGCTCGCCGCATCCTCAACGATATTGACGAATACGCTGCCCTCCATAACAAGAGCGGCAAATCCGATATGATGATCGCCCACGATTGGCTCGCCGATGTTTATGAGCCAACCGTGGCCGCGATCCCGCCCGAGCTCACCGCGAAATTGGAGCCGGCCGAGCTCTTCCACGAAATTCTGGAGCACCGCTGGTTTATCTCCGAAGACCAGCAGCGCGATGTGCCCCAGGCCGAGGCCGTGGCCTCCTTCGTGGAGAAAGTGCTACGCCACCGGCGCGACGAATCGACCTTCCTAGATGGGGAAACCGGAGAGATTCCCGCGGTCACACCTTAGGCCGCGCTGTTCTCCGTGAGCTCCTTGATGACCAGCTCCGCGAGCTGAATGGTATTGAGGGCCGCGCCCTTGCGCAGGTTATCCGCCACGCAGAAGAAGGCCAGTCCGCGCCCGCCCGGCACCGAAGGATCGCGGCGGATGCGCCCCACGAAGCAGGGGTCCTTACCAGCCGCATCCAGCGGATTGGGTAGGTCCACCACGGCCACACCGGGAGCACCTTTGAGGAGCTCGATTGCAGCTGCGACGTCGACCTCCTTCTCAAATTCCGCATTGACGGACATCCCGTGCGCGGTGTACACCGGTACGCGCACGCACGTCCCGGCTACCGCGAGGTCCGGGATGCCGAGGATTTTGCGCGATTCGTTGCGCAGTTTTTGTTCTTCGTCGGTTTCGCCGCTGCCGTCCGCGGCGAGGTTCCCGGCGAAGGCGACCGCGTTGAAAGCGATGGGCGCCCGGTACACCTCAGGTTCAGGCAGGTCAACAGCATGCCCGTCCAAGGCGAGGGCTTCCACGTCACCGCCCAGCGCGGCGCGCACCCCGGTGGTCAGCTCGTGCACGCCCCGCACGCCGGAACCGGACACCGCCTGGTAGGACGAGGCGATCAGGCGAGTGAGCCCGTAGGCATCGTGCAGCGGCTTGAGGATGGGCATCGCGGCCATGGTGGTGCAATTCGGGTTGGCGATAATGCCCTTGGGGCGGCGCGCAATATCCTGCGGATTGACTTCGGAGACCACGAGTGGAACGTCCGGATCACGGCGCCACGCGGAAGAATTATCGACGACGACGGCACCTGCCGCAACGAACTTCGGCGCGTAGGTGCGCGAGGCATCCCCGCCGGCGGAGAACACCGCGATGTCAATGCCGGCCAGGTCAGCGGTGGCAATATCTTCCACCACGATGCTTTCGCCCCGGAAGGGCAGTTCGGTGCCGGCTGAGCGCGCCGTCGCAAAGAACCGCACCCGGTCCAACGGAACGTCGCGTTCTTCCAGCAGGGCGCGCATAACCCGCCCGACCTGCCCGGTTGCTCCTACTACTGCCAAGGTGATGCTCATCGGCCTGTCCCTCCGTAAACGATTGCTTCTTCGCTGGCATCCAGCCCGAAGGCGGTGTGGACCGCGCGGGCGGCCGCGTCCAGCACATTCGGGTCCACCACCACGGAAATGCGGATTTCCGAGGTGCTGATCATATCCACGTTCACGCCGTTATCCCCCAGGGTTTTGAACAGTTTGGAGGAGACGCCGCTGTGGGAGCGCATTCCCGCGCCCACGATGGAGAGGATGCCGATTTCGGAGGTGACGGCGATGTCTTCGAAACCGAATTCGGCCTGGTTGGCGCGCAGCGCGGCGACGGCCAGGTCCACCTGGTCACGGGGAACCGTGAAGGAGATATTGCTCAGGCCCACCCGGGTGAGCGCGGTGTTCTGCACGATCATGTCAATATTGCAGTCCGCTTCGGCCACGCAGGAGAAGATTTTCGCGGCGGATCCGGGAAGATTGGGCACGCCCGTGACCGAGATTTTGCCCTGGTTGCGGTCGTGTGCCACTCCGACGACGACGGCGTCTTCGTATCCGCCCTGTTTCGCGGTTTCTTCCACTATCCACGTCCCTTCGTTCTCGGAGAATGATGATCGTACGTGCAAGGCCACATTGAATTTCCGGGCGAATTCCACCGCCCGCAGGTGGAGCACTTTCGCTCCGTGTGCCGCTAATTCTAGCGTTTCTTCGTAGCTGAGTTCGCGGCGTTGGCTGGCCGCGGGGACGATGCGCGGGTCCGCGGAGAGCACGCCATCCACATCCGTGTAGATTTCGCATACGTCCGCACCAAGAGCCGCGGCGAAGGCCACGGCGGTGGTGTCGGAGCCGCCCCGCCCGAGGGTGGTGACGTCATTGGTATCGTTCACGCCTTGGAATCCGGCAATAATGGCGACGGCGCCGTCTTGCACGGTCCGGAAAATGCGTTCGGGAACGATCCCGGTGATGGAGGCATTGCCGTAGCGTGCATCGGTGTGCAGGCCGGCTTGCTGGCCGGTAAACGAGTGCGCCGCGACGCCCTCGTCATTGACGGCCATGGCGAGGAGGGCCATGGAGATGCGCTCCCCCGCGGTGAGGAGGATATCGAGTTCCCGCGCGGGCGGGTTGTCGGTGACGTTGTGGGCAAGGTCCAAGAGATTATCGGTGGTGTCTCCCATGGCGGAAACCACAACGACAACTTTGTTTCCGGCTTTGCTGGTCTGGGCAATTCGTTTCGCCACTCGTCTGAGTCCGACGGGATCGGCGACCGAGGATCCCCCGAACTTCTGCACGATGAGTGCCACATTAACTCCTATTTTTCCGAGACTTACTAATAGTATCTGGAAGCGCGGGGCCGCCTGCGGGGCATTCCGAGATTTTCAGGTGAGATTGTTCTCCTGCTCGGTGCTCTCCTGTGCGAGGTGCCTCATTATGCGAAGTGTCGCTTTGTGCGAGGTGCCTCAGTGGGGCGGGGCGCTGTGCTTTACGGTGATCCCGGACTGAGCTGCTTAGTTGTGCTCGCCGTGCGTTTCCGCGACTGGGGCGGAAGGCGTGGTGCCCGGAATCACCGAGGGCATTCGTCCCGTATCTGTCATGCCAGTGCCGGTGGTTTCCGTGCCCGTGCCGGGCGTGTTCGTGGTGCCCGTGCCGGGCGTGTTCGTGGTACCAGTGGTGGTGGGCGCGGTTGTGCCGCTGGTGATGCGGGTGCGGCCTTCGAAGGCGCGCGAGAGTGTGATTTCGTCAGCGTATTCGAGGTCTCCACCTACAGGGAGCCCGGAGGCGAGGCGGGAAAGCGCGATTCCGATGGGGGTGAGGAGGCGGATGAGGTAGGCCGCTGTGGCATCGCCTTCAATATTGGGGTCGGTGGCGATAATGACTTCGGTAACGCGACCATCTTGGAGCCGGGTGAGGAGTTCGCGGATGCGTAGGTCTTCCGGGCCAATGCCTTGAATGGGGTTGATGGAGCCGCCCAGCACATGGTAGCGCCCGCGGTATTCGCGGGTGCGTTCGATGACCATAATGTCTTTGGCTTCTTCAACGACGCAGATCACGGCATCACTACGCCGGGCATCTGAGCACAGCGAACAGATATCGGCTTCGGTCACGTTGCCGCAGATCTGGCAGAAGTGGACCCGTTCCTTGACCCGGAGCATGGCTTCCGCGAGCGCCCGTACTTCGGGTTCTTCTTGTTCGAGGAGGTAGAAGGCGATGCGTTGGGCGCTTTTCGGGCCGATGCCCGGCAGGCGCCCGAGCTCATCAATGAGCTCCTGCACGGCGCCGTCATACACCCCCGCCACTACATTCCTCCTTGTGCGGTATCAATTTCTTCAACGATGGTTCCCGAGAGCATTTCCACCACAACTTGCAGCCCGACAACATTACTCTGCTCGATTGTGGGATCGTCTAAGGAGACATCATCCTCCTCAGTAGAATACCCCACCCCCGCCTGCGGCGCGGCATTATGCGAGCTGTTCGGACCGGCTGGCGCGGAGCTGGCCGGCACGGTGGGTGCATTGACACTGGGCCCAGGACCCGCGGCTCCCCCACCGCCGAACGTGCTCCCCGCGGGTGTGTTACCACCCGCTGCTCCGTGCCGAAGCTGGCGCAGGTGTTCCCGGGCATCATAGGTGGGGACGTCCTGGGTGCGTTGCGGCGGGCGCGGGATATGGAAATCCTGCGTGGGCTCAGGTGCGGCTGGCTGCCCCGCGGCTGCCTGCCCCCCAGCTGCTTGCCCCGCGGCGGGCTGGCTGCCGCCCGGTGCCGAGTTTCCCGGGGATGCCGGCACATCGCCCGGGCCGGCGAAAGGCTGCGGCATGGGCATGTTTTGAAGATAGAAAGGAATCTCCCCGCCG encodes:
- a CDS encoding DsbA family protein; this encodes MAQTQKNNRQSSAAQRRETARAAAARLQEQEKKRARRNRALAVVAAVVVVALIAAAVWFILSNKKDDAGAPASQESSAAAYPSAPATALAERSAPKVTAQLPKNVTPDVGVSVGSSLAAGTVNEGKPVVDIYFDYLCVWCNRLETSYAEELTQRAKNGEITLVYHPLVVESQYEFSHTASASALWVAEHRPDVFAAYHNEIFAMTAPLFEAKEKVPVPQTAQLAELGKKAGLTDAEAEQMIADIAVGDGKPAMYSELLGQSLQQFSADGFTGTPTVLLNDKQVADWTDGKLSAALDALK
- a CDS encoding serine/threonine-protein kinase; this encodes MREEIGGYRLVRRIGFGGMSTVYEAVDGAGTRVALKLLHPAAVDGAAGRERLRREVAMLQRVRGPYVAEVLDAETDDEDAFIVTQLVEGPTLAEDVRVDGPYPPAELVTLARQLHAAVTSVHRLGVLHRDLKPSNVMLGANGPVLIDFGIAQTGADSRLTMSGAVTHTPGYLDPRVLRGHAPDEAADLWALAAVIAFAATGHDPYPGANAAVIMRRVLEGDVDVTGAPPRIAHALRAALAEPVEQRWGIDEVVAALADPVSWYDDAATAPRALPTQTDATVQAPNYNATDSVPSAFPETWPQPIYAGSATAPYPEAAAYPQAAPGAAVPATTPYPQAGGYPEAVPGSAAPFASQPQAAPYPDAAPLEPAPAPLPPWARPPRRTPVLSFVLGALLCALVAAWQIAGYVGYALVTVCLAFAEKNAARLRRRRAEESGPFRGEHLGQILRAPLTLAESALSVIPLHGVGLLAVTLGFVAARLGGLTGPGAGAVAALAGVGISWLGPSGRVARGGSAVIFAKLAPTRPYRAFWAVVLAAGAAALALLALSGVLSVPAHTPLSFGYFGEPLVTMVKDIVGGAGR
- a CDS encoding ABC transporter ATP-binding protein; the encoded protein is MASVSLVNATLYYPDAPAPAVDHVNLHINDGEFFALTGPVSSGKSTVLRMIAGLEDVDYGAVLLDGEDVTALPPSMRDVVIVFQNYALYPHMTVADNMGFHLKIAGADPDDIAARVAQAADILELTEFLDAKPAQLTRAERQRVSMGRAVVRRPRIFLMDEPLKNMDVEIRDEIREQIAVLQERTGITTVYVTNDPREAFSCAHRVGVMVDGALQQVGTPAEILADLTPPVRAFLEEAGMVEAGALVDGALVDGALVADNPSPAPA
- a CDS encoding DUF4032 domain-containing protein, coding for MRSSLSIMAASVEPDLLDLPWNVALEEWPRDLIAALPRGISRHTVRFVRLSGRIIAIKEISELVAVREYELLRTLKHLGAPSVEPVAVVSKRTDAEGNALNACLITEHLPFSLPYRAIFGQQHRRATIAQLIDGLAVLLVRLHLLGFFWGDVSLSNTLFRRDAGTFAAYLVDAETGELYSPITQRKREYDIDVARTNIIGELMDLQAGGVLPEDFDTIGVGDTFSDRYFELWEEITAQVAIGPDEKWKVTERVRRLNDLGFDVDEIAIDSGPDEDRLLIQPKIVEAGHYSRKVWRLTGLDVEENQARRILNDIDEYAALHNKSGKSDMMIAHDWLADVYEPTVAAIPPELTAKLEPAELFHEILEHRWFISEDQQRDVPQAEAVASFVEKVLRHRRDESTFLDGETGEIPAVTP
- a CDS encoding aspartate-semialdehyde dehydrogenase; its protein translation is MSITLAVVGATGQVGRVMRALLEERDVPLDRVRFFATARSAGTELPFRGESIVVEDIATADLAGIDIAVFSAGGDASRTYAPKFVAAGAVVVDNSSAWRRDPDVPLVVSEVNPQDIARRPKGIIANPNCTTMAAMPILKPLHDAYGLTRLIASSYQAVSGSGVRGVHELTTGVRAALGGDVEALALDGHAVDLPEPEVYRAPIAFNAVAFAGNLAADGSGETDEEQKLRNESRKILGIPDLAVAGTCVRVPVYTAHGMSVNAEFEKEVDVAAAIELLKGAPGVAVVDLPNPLDAAGKDPCFVGRIRRDPSVPGGRGLAFFCVADNLRKGAALNTIQLAELVIKELTENSAA
- a CDS encoding aspartate kinase; translation: MALIVQKFGGSSVADPVGLRRVAKRIAQTSKAGNKVVVVVSAMGDTTDNLLDLAHNVTDNPPARELDILLTAGERISMALLAMAVNDEGVAAHSFTGQQAGLHTDARYGNASITGIVPERIFRTVQDGAVAIIAGFQGVNDTNDVTTLGRGGSDTTAVAFAAALGADVCEIYTDVDGVLSADPRIVPAASQRRELSYEETLELAAHGAKVLHLRAVEFARKFNVALHVRSSFSENEGTWIVEETAKQGGYEDAVVVGVAHDRNQGKISVTGVPNLPGSAAKIFSCVAEADCNIDMIVQNTALTRVGLSNISFTVPRDQVDLAVAALRANQAEFGFEDIAVTSEIGILSIVGAGMRSHSGVSSKLFKTLGDNGVNVDMISTSEIRISVVVDPNVLDAAARAVHTAFGLDASEEAIVYGGTGR